A single Nicotiana tabacum cultivar K326 chromosome 5, ASM71507v2, whole genome shotgun sequence DNA region contains:
- the LOC107804896 gene encoding uncharacterized protein LOC107804896 isoform X3 translates to MDKNKSRTDLLAAGRKKLQQFRQKKDGKGGKSSKASKSGGDVTPDVVNVTAKSDQVPDEEKPLHRGDGIPTSSESLTRKDVSATHAEAPPLDESLNVETVEMTSASGKLVKEDAGEPEASLNSDSGDRDIVGSSSISEHANAKMVIEDVTDAYLEAPRIIASDVSAKSSATDVPVDFSSYSSVDEAVAHQVEVERPHVPEQVSDESHNSGSKQGDSSSEVEIEGDKKLPLNESTETSISQTATLVGDEGNEETKAEYIQLSEPNNVPSAVLATQNAEIAEDSGHQMEDAASGLHEEEKLERPSSAGEYENYRDDVRISDSIDIVSEDSVKNKMVNISSRSDESYISLYQLAEVVRDLDEEGFRFLLTCRESAPNAPSLKLFDDFEKLKEQLYLASLVKDVSCLQLAEESELQMELCRQHHTLTDQISAAKASLNDLGEKNDILADQLAQLRTEFQLIVSERDGLQKQVHVSKGEVGELSERINELQSNLETSLGENASLSSEMVDCRNLVATLQVRNESLIGSLNLLSEENKKLLEEKENLVFENEKLGTELAQSKTLFGSLQLENAELSENFTSLSEEKRKLDGEKEHLLSENEKLLAQMSDHKNVVEALQVENKNVNEILISVKEAKKQLQEEKQSLLSETEKLGLEFQESKSLAEALQMEVAEAKGQLMEERNKLEEQNKYFLSESEKQLFQLAEYKNSCNKVEDDLKDLTLRIEQLTEENMYLKRSLELFETMKTESPNQSSFAYQSREAGPQLEVSCQSSSAPANLIDDDGSKWFGVMKRHEEEAERVLEKLEKAIGDMHSQSASMSRSSGKAVSPGVSKLIQAFEPKDHDDEHHPEELQSFENQTDADPYVLIQGLTKTLRALLKDLVLEAGKGYQFLEGEKSCKTAAVVAAEELRAKFQSLNELIDLLEGANIELMVFNESLGGCFWNAKEKEGELMVLNEALHKEEVAAKSENNKLRGNLSSYQEKLSILQNQLGEMRESCKEMGSDISNQVEALYREVADRGSILREEWNSTIDQVFQTLRRLDLSVETVGSSSPSRIDHGLGCINLSSRTAASIDAAINVIEALQDQVEASRHESVSTSREVNEKLDFLQVENERSAGLLHKIYSNLKKLVNEKPGHLQEAEVDDPEKPVDLSHPGAFDSLLEQLQSFLDEKAQVEFVNGKLKSELMARTKDFEELSKRSFESDSILKMVQVVEGVIALDSFETNVNDPVSCLESLISLLVQKYKEATEDARLSRKGYASKEAQVIDLQGQMDHLSLLLVQCENEVVVLRESLKRAEEEVVAIGSQYQEKVADIEQSEQRVSSLREKLGIAVTKGKGLIVQRDSLKQSLADTSSELQKCSEELQLKDARLQEIEMKLKTYSEAGERMEALESELSYIRNSATALRESFLLKDSVLQRVEEILEDLELPEHFHSKDIIEKVDFLAKSVAGNSLHLSEWDQKSSIGGSYSDTGYALTDGWKEVAQSNLGSSEDLRRRFEELQGKFYGLAEQNEMLEQSLMERNNLVQKWEEILDGIDMPSHLRSMEPEDRIGWLMLAFSETQNQYNSLQQKYDNFESSFASASAELEESRRKISELESAYQLVVSEKELLLKNLESLNFDYEEMSRKTAQSDITNDDLRSRVGDLQKKLNEMLGAEERIHHLEGEIRRLGDMVKDVLQNSETDDALFSSGSTEALEQLLRKLIEKYTALSLPSESELTLEHVDKGADLSHEENRESNVRCAEDADGGALSRKLEDALSDLLSLKEERENIVLTNQSLVRELEELGIKNKELQDLLSQEEHKSSSLREKLNVAVRKGKSLVQHRDSLKQLIEELNGEVERLKSEIKLQENAISDYEQKIKDLSVFQERIKTVESESSILRDQLAEKDSTLSMILSALDDVNVGSNIGNPVEKLKTVGQLCHDLQSALTSSEHEAKKSKRAAELLLAELNEVQERNDGLQEELTKSQSELFELSKQKESAEVAKHEALAHLEKLSFAHSEERKNQLAEITMLKSGVDQLREDLFVFDRLLNDVLSMDLETIRNLSSSMKVCLEPTDQNHFPLLVTDASSGLNFAEAENKVFNKEIGSINVKLNRHSRLLHEETAHISEILRTIHEEISYHKQHSNSLKTDVMRLESIQKEKDAELFTVQRYNAMLYEACTTLVMEIESRKSELAGNSLATGASRINSVYRSLAEGNDLAEKTDQFSEEGIRSVIEKLFMAVKDIMSLQSDIAEVGQKDMRATISNLQKELQEKDIQREKICAELVSQIKEAESVSKSYSQELQIAKSQMNDLHRKVDLMEEERDSLAHRIKELQDQESSFADLQLRVKALEDMLAAKEQENEALMQALDEEEAQMEDMTNKIEEMERVLLQKNKDMENLEVSRGKTMKKLSVTVSKFDELHQLSESLLSEVENLQSQLQERDTEISFLRQEVTRCTNDAIASAQMGSKRNTDEICDFLTWVDKMISRVQTHDMNYDDAKINQIHEYKEMLEKQVVSVVSELEDLRALAQTRDLMLKVEKDKVEQLVRKEEFLENSLRDKESQLTMLRGASDMGQLVNSTSEIIEIEPVANKRVMPGTVASQVRSLRKTNNDQAAVAIDVDPESGKLEDEDDDKAHGFKSLTTSRIVPRFTRPITDMIDGLWVSCDRTLMRQPVLRLSVIIYWFVLHALLATFAV, encoded by the exons atggACAAGAATAAGAGCCGAACCGATCTGCTTGCTGCCGGTCGCAAAAAG CTTCAACAATTCAGACAGAAGAAAGACGGTAaaggtggtaaatcaagtaaagcCAGTAAATCTGGCGGTGATGTTACTCCAGATGTTGTTAACGTGACGGCAAAGTCAGATCAAGTTCCTGATGAAGAAAAACCACTTCACAGAGGTGATGGTATTCCTACTTCCTCGGAGTCACTTACCAGAAAGGATGTCTCAGCAACACATGCTGAAGCTCCTCCTCTTGATGAGTCGCTCAACGTTGAAACAGTTGAAATGACATCAGCCAGTGGCAAGCTGGTAAAAGAGGATGCTGGTGAACCTGAAGCTTCTTTGAATTCAGATTCTGGCGATCGGGATATTGTTGGTTCATCTTCAATTTCTGAACATGCTAATGCCAAAATGGTAATCGAAGATGTAACAGACGCTTATTTAGAAGCTCCCAGAATTATTGCTTCTGATGTGTCCGCTAAAAGTTCCGCAACGGATGTGCCTGTTGATTTCTCCTCTTATTCCAGTGTTGATGAAGCAGTTGCTCACCAAGTAGAAGTGGAAAGGCCGCATGTACCGGAGCAGGTATCAGAT GAATCACATAATTCAGGTTCGAAGCAAGGTGATTCAAGCAGTGAGGTAGAGATTGAAGGAGACAAGAAGCTCCCTTTGAACGAATCAACTGAGACTTCTATTAGCCAGACAGCCACTCTAGTGGGAGATGAGGGCAATGAGGAAACAAAAGCTGAATACATTCAACTCAGCGAGCCAAATAACGTTCCATCAGCTGTTTTAGCAACTCAAAATGCAGAAATAGCTGAGGACAGTG GTCATCAGATGGAAGATGCAGCTTCTGGTTTGCACGAGGAAGAAAAACTAGAAAGGCCTTCGAGTGCTGGTGAATATGAAAATTACAGGGATGATGTTCGAATTTCTGACTCCATAGATATTGTTTCTGAGGATTCTGTAAAAAATAAAATGGTGAACATCTCATCGAGGTCAGATGAAAGTTATATTAGCTTGTATCAGCTGGCGGAGGTGGTACGAGACCTTGATGAAGAGGGCTTTAGGTTCTTGCTCACGTGCAGAGAATCAGCTCCAAATGCACCTTCTTTGAAGCTTTTTGACGATTTTGAGAAGCTCAAAGAACAGCTATACCTAGCAAGTCTTGTAAAAGATGTCTCTTGTTTGCAGCTAGCTGAAGAGTCAGAACTTCAGATGGAACTCTGTCGTCAACATCATACGTTGACCGATCAAATATCTGCGGCCAAAGCTTCATTGAATGACCTTGGAGAGAAGAATGATATCCTTGCTGATCAGCTTGCGCAGTTGAGAACTGAATTTCAATTGATTGTATCTGAAAGGGATGGCCTCCAAAAGCAGGTTCACGTTTCTAAAGGTGAGGTTGGAGAACTTTCTGAAAGAATAAATGAATTGCAGTCTAATTTGGAAACATCACTTGGTGAAAATGCAAGTCTGTCTTCTGAGATGGTTGACTGCAGGAATTTGGTGGCAACTTTACAGGTTCGAAATGAGAGCTTAATAGGAAGCCTTAATTTGCTATCTGAAGAGAATAAGAAGCTTTTGGAGGAGAAGGAGAATCTTGTTTTTGAGAATGAAAAACTGGGAACAGAGCTAGCACAGTCTAAAACTTTGTTCGGATCACTGCAGTTGGAAAATGCGGAGTTGTCAGAGAATTTCACTTCTTTGAGTGAGGAGAAAAGGAAACTTGATGGAGAGAAGGAGCATCTACTCAGTGAGAATGAGAAACTGCTTGCTCAAATGTCGGATCACAAAAATGTTGTGGAAGCTCTTCAGGTTGAGAACAAGAACGTAAATGAGATTTTGATATCTGTAAAAGAAGCGAAAAAACAGCTTCAGGAGGAAAAACAGTCTTTGCTCAGTGAAACTGAGAAACTAGGGTTGGAATTTCAGGAGTCCAAGTCTCTAGCTGAAGCTCTGCAGATGGAAGTGGCCGAAGCAAAAGGGCAATTGATGGAAGAGAGAAACAAGCTTGAGGAGCAGAATAAGTATTTTCTCTCCGAGTCTGAGAAACAGTTATTTCAGTTGGCAGAATATAAGAACTCGTGCAATAAGGTGGAAGATGACCTGAAAGACTTAACTCTGCGTATTGAACAACTAACCGAGGAGAACATGTATCTGAAGAGAAGCTTGGAGTTGTTTGAAACGATGAAGACAGAGTCACCTAACCAAAGTAGCTTTGCATATCAATCTAGGGAAGCTGGACCTCAACTTGAAGTTTCTTGCCAGTCTAGCTCTGCACCCGCAAATctgattgatgatgatggttcaaaATGGTTTGGAGTTATGAAAAGACACGAGGAGGAGGCAGAGAGAGTACTTGAAAAACTTGAGAAAGCAATTGGAGATATGCACTCTCAGTCAGCTTCTATGAGTAGGTCATCTGGTAAAGCGGTTTCACCTGGTGTGTCGAAACTTATTCAAGCTTTTGAGCCAAAGGACCATGATGATGAGCACCACCCAGAGGAGCTTCAGTCATTTGAAAATCAAACAGATGCAGATCCTTATGTGCTAATTCAAGGGCTAACAAAAACATTAAGAGCGTTGCTGAAAGATTTGGTGTTGGAAGCTGGCAAGGGCTACCAATTTCTTGAGGGAGAGAAGAGCTGCAAAACAGCCGCTGTGGTTGCTGCTGAAGAACTCAGGGCCAAATTCCAGTCTCTGAATGAACTTATCGATCTTTTGGAAGGAGCAAACATTGAGCTAATGGTTTTCAATGAATCTTTAGGGGGATGTTTCTGGAATGCTAAAGAAAAGGAGGGAGAACTTATGGTCCTAAATGAAGCTTTGCACAAGGAAGAAGTCGCCGCAAAATCTGAGAACAATAAGTTAAGGGGGAATCTTAGCAGCTATCAGGAAAAACTATCTATTTTGCAAAATCAGCTGGGTGAAATGCGTGAAAGCTGCAAAGAGATGGGTTCTGATATTTCTAATCAGGTAGAAGCGCTTTATAGGGAAGTTGCTGACAGAGGATCAATACTCCGAGAAGAATGGAACTCTACAATTGATCAGGTTTTTCAGACACTTCGGAGGCTAGATTTGTCTGTTGAGACTGTTGGCTCCTCTTCGCCGTCAAGAATAGACCATGGTCTAGGGTGCATAAACTTAAGTAGCCGTACTGCTGCATCTATCGATGCTGCCATCAATGTGATCGAGGCATTGCAGGATCAAGTTGAAGCTTCTCGCCATGAGTCAGTGAGTACCTCCCGTGAAGTCAATGAGAAGTTAGACTTCTTGCAAGTTGAAAATGAAAGGTCTGCCGGTCTTTTGCATAAGATTTATAGTAACCTCAAGAAACTTGTGAATGAAAAGCCAGGGCATCTACAAGAAGCTGAAGTTGACGATCCTGAGAAACCAGTAGATCTTTCTCATCCTGGTGCTTTTGATTCCCTACTGGAGCAGTTGCAAAGTTTTCTTGATGAGAAAGCACAAGTTGAATTTGTAAATGGAAAGCTGAAGTCTGAGTTGATGGCCAGGACAAAAGATTTTGAAGAACTGAGCAAAAGATCCTTTGAATCAGATTCTATTTTAAAGATGGTTCAAGTGGTTGAAGGAGTCATTGCTTTAGATAGCTTTGAAACCAACGTTAATGACCCAGTATCATGTCTAGAGTCCCTGATCTCTCTCCTAGTTCAGAAGTATAAAGAGGCAACTGAAGATGCGAGGTTGTCCAGGAAGGGATATGCTTCCAAGGAAGCACAAGTGATTGATCTGCAGGGACAAATGGATCACTTGAGCTTATTACTTGTTCAATGTGAAAATGAAGTTGTTGTCCTCAGGGAAAGTTTGAAGAGAGCTGAGGAAGAGGTTGTAGCTATTGGTTCGCAATATCAAGAGAAAGTTGCTGATATTGAACAGTCTGAGCAGCGGGTATCATCTCTAAGAGAGAAGCTTGGCATAGCAGTCACCAAGGGCAAAGGTTTGATTGTGCAGCGTGACAGTCTTAAACAATCTCTTGCAGACACATCCTCTGAACTGCAGAAATGCTCTGAGGAGTTGCAGTTGAAAGATGCAAGGCTTCAGGAAATTGAAATGAAACTCAAGACCTATTCGGAGGCAGGTGAGCGCATGGAAGCTTTGGAATCTGAACTCTCATACATTCGCAACTCTGCTACTGCATTAAGGGAGTCATTCCTTCTCAAAGACTCTGTTCTTCAGAGAGTAGAGGAGATTTTAGAAGATTTGGAGCTTCCAGAGCATTTCCATTCAAAGGATATCATTGAAAAAGTTGATTTTTTGGCAAAGTCAGTTGCTGGGAACTCTTTGCATCTGTCTGAATGGGATCAGAAGAGCTCTATTGGAGGATCATACTCTGATACTGGATATGCACTCACTGATGGATGGAAAGAGGTGGCACAGTCAAACTTGGGATCTTCCGAAGACCTTAGAAGAAGATTTGAGGAGCTCCAGGGCAAGTTTTATGGGTtggcagaacaaaatgagatgctTGAACAATCCTTGATGGAAAGAAACAACCTTGTCCAGAAGTGGGAAGAGATCTTGGACGGGATAGATATGCCTTCACACTTGAGATCTATGGAGCCAGAAgatcggattggttggctaatgctTGCGTTTTCAGAAACTCAAAACCAGTACAACTCTCTCCAACAAAAGTATGATAATTTTGAATCATCATTTGCATCAGCAAGCGCTGAATTGGAAGAGTCACGCAGAAAAATATCTGAGCTTGAGAGTGCATATCAATTGGTTGTCAGTGAGAAAGAGTTGCTTTTGAAGAATTTGGAGTCTCTTAACTTTGATTATGAGGAAATGTCAAGGAAAACTGCCCAATCTGACATAACTAATGATGATTTACGGAGCAGAGTAGGTGACTTGCAGAAGAAACTGAACGAAATGCTTGGAGCAGAGGAGCGTATTCATCATCTTGAAGGTGAAATAAGAAGATTGGGAGATATGGTCAAAGATGTCCTTCAGAATTCCGAGACAGATGATGCGTTATTTAGCTCTGGTAGCACTGAAGCTTTGGAACAGCTACTTAGGAAGCTTATAGAGAAGTATACCGCTCTTTCTTTACCTTCTGAGTCTGAGTTAACACTTGAGCATGTTGATAAAGGGGCTGATCTCTCTcatgaagaaaatagagaaagtAATGTCAGGTGTGctgaagatgcagatggaggtgcTCTCAGTAGAAAATTGGAGGATGCTCTCAGCGACTTGTTGTCCTTGAAGGAGGAGAGGGAGAATATTGTGTTGACTAATCAATCATTGGTTCGTGAACTTGAAGAATTAGGTATCAAAAATAAAGAACTGCAAGATCTACTCAGTCAGGAGGAACACAAGTCATCTTCTTTAAGAGAAAAATTGAATGTTGCAGTTAGGAAAGGCAAGTCCTTGGTGCAACATCGGGACAGCTTGAAGCAATTAATTGAAGAGTTGAATGGTGAAGTGGAACGCTTAAAATCCGAGATCAAGTTGCAGGAAAATGCTATTTCAGACTATGAACAAAAGATAAAAGATTTATCTGTATTCCAGGAGAGGATAAAGACCGTAGAATCTGAGAGCTCAATCCTGAGAGATCAATTGGCAGAAAAAGACTCTACCTTGAGCATGATTTTGAGTGCCCTGGATGATGTTAATGTTGGGTCTAACATTGGTAATCCTGTCGAGAAGCTAAAAACTGTTGGGCAATTATGCCATGATTTGCAGTCAGCTCTTACTTCTTCCGAACATGAAGCAAAAAAATCTAAAAGAGCAGCTGAGCTACTTCTTGCAGAGCTAAATGAGGTGCAAGAAAGAAATGATGGGCTACAAGAGGAGCTAACAAAGTCTCAGAGTGAACTCTTTGAACTGTCCAAGCAAAAAGAATCTGCTGAAGTTGCCAAACATGAGGCTCTTGCACATTTAGAAAAGCTATCTTTTGCTCACTCAGAAGAAAGAAAGAACCAATTAGCTGAAATCACGATGCTAAAATCTGGTGTGGATCAGCTAAGGGAGGATCTCTTTGTATTTGACCGTTTGCTCAATGATGTTCTATCCATGGATTTGGAGACTATACGCAATCTCAGTTCTAGTATGAAAGTATGCCTAGAACCAACTGATCAAAATCACTTTCCTCTACTTGTGACTGATGCTTCAAGTGGCCTTAACTTTGCAGAAGCGGAAAACAAG GTTTTCAATAAAGAAATTGGTTCTATCAACGTAAAGTTAAACAGGCATTCCCGTTTATTGCATGAAGAAACTGCCCATATATCTGAAATATTAAGAACCATACATGAAGAAATATCCTACCATAAGCAGCACTCAAATTCATTGAAGACGGACGTGATGCGGTTAGAATCTATTCAAAAGGAGAAAGATGCAGAATTGTTTACTGTGCAAAGATACAATGCTATGCTTTATGAAGCTTGTACCACTTTGGTCATGGAAATTGAAAGCAGAAAATCCGAATTGGCTGGAAACAGCTTAGCTACTGGAGCTTCCAGAATCAATTCAGTGTATCGAAGTTTAGCTGAAGGAAATGATTTAGCTGAGAAGACTGACCAGTTTTCTGAGGAAGGTATTAGGTCAGTAATAGAGAAATTATTCATGGCTGTGAAAGATATTATGAGTCTGCAAAGTGATATTGCTGAAGTTGGCCAAAAGGATATGAGAGCTACTATATCGAATCTTCAGAAAGAACTTCAGGAGAAGGATATACAGAGagaaaaaatatgtgcagaactTGTTAGTCAGATTAAGGAAGCTGAATCTGTTTCAAAGAGTTATTCACAAGAGCTTCAAATAGCAAAATCTCAGATGAATGATTTACACAGGAAGGTGGACCTGATGGAGGAGGAGCGAGATTCTCTGGCACACAGGATAAAAGAACTGCAAGATCAGGAGTCCAGCTTTGCTGACTTACAGTTAAGAGTTAAAGCACTTGAAGACATGCTAGCTGCAAAGGAACAAG AAAATGAGGCACTGATGCAAGCACTTGATGAGGAGGAGGCCCAAATGGAAGACATGACAAACAAGATTGAAGAAATGGAGAGAGTCCTACTTCAAAAAAATAAAGATATGGAGAACCTTGAAGTTTCCCGCGGGAAGACTATGAAGAAGCTTTCTGTTACAGTAAGCAAATTTGATGAACTTCATCAACTATCTGAAAGCCTTTTGTCTGAGGTTGAGAATCTTCAGTCACAATTACAAGAGCGAGATACAGAGATTTCTTTCTTGAGGCAAGAAGTTACAAGATGCACTAATGATGCAATAGCTTCTGCTCAGATGGGTAGCAAAAGAAATACTGATGAAATCTGCGACTTTTTGACATGGGTTGACAAGATGATTTCCCGAGTCCAGACGCATGATATGAATTATGATGATGCAAAAATTAACCAGATCCATGAATATAAGGAAATGTTAGAGAAGCAGGTCGTGTCTGTGGTATCTGAGCTGGAAGATCTGCGTGCACTGGCACAGACGAGAGATTTAATGTTGAAAGTAGAGAAAGATAAAGTAGAACAGCTGGTTAGGAAAGAAGAATTTCTTGAGAACTCTTTGCGTGACAAGGAATCTCAATTAACCATGCTTCGAGGGGCCAGTGACATGGGGCAACTAGTAAATTCTACGTCGGAAATTATAGAGATAGAGCCAGTG GCCAACAAAAGGGTAATGCCTGGAACTGTTGCATCTCAAGTTCGCAGTTTGCGCAAAACTAATAATGACCAAGCAGCTGTTGCGATAGATGTGGATCCTGAGAGTGGGAAACtagaagatgaagatgatgataAGG CTCATGGTTTCAAGTCTCTAACGACATCAAGGATTGTCCCACGGTTTACAAGGCCCATAACTGACATGATAGATGGTCTATG GGTATCTTGTGATCGGACATTAATGCGGCAGCCTGTTCTACGGCTTAGTGTGATCATCTATTGGTTTGTGTTGCATGCTCTTCTTGCGACATTTGCAGTATGA